A window of Nonomuraea angiospora genomic DNA:
TCGCCGGTCGCAGTGCCGACCACCTCGCCGAGACGGTCGCGGAGATCGAGGCCGCGGGCGGCAGGGCCCGTGCCGTTCCCACGGACCTCAACGACCTGGCCGCGCTGCGGCGGCTCGCCGACGAAGCCGGTGATGTGGACATCCTGGTCAACAACGCGGGCGTCTACCCCTTCATGCCGACCCCGAAGCAGGATCTGGAGTCGTTCATGCAGGTGTTCGACACCAACGTACGGGGGCCGTTCTTCCTGACCGCCGCCCTCGCGCCGAAGATGGGGGCCAGGGGGGCCGGCAGCATCGTCAATGTCAGCTCGATCGCCGCTCTCCAGGGCATCCCGGACGCCGCCGCCTACGGGGCGACGAAGGCCGCTCTCGACGCGCTCACTCGCTCCTGGGCCGCCGAGTTCGGCGATCGCGGGGTGCGGGTCAACTCCGTGGCCCCCGGAAACACCCAGACTGACAACGTGGTGAAGGCCCTCGGTGAGGAGATGTTCGAGGAGTGGGGGCGGACGGGCAACCCACTCGGCCGCCTCGGCCGTCCGGAGGAGGTCGCCGAAGCGATCCTCTTCCTCGCCTCCCCGCGGTCGAGCTACATCACCGGGGTCACCCTGCCGGTCGACGGCGGCTACGTCGCGCGCGGCTGAGCCGGATGGCCGTCGGAGGGTCCTGCCGCGAAACCCTGCGCCGGCTTCAAAGGGGGATCAGCCGAGCGGGACCTCTGCCGAGCGGGAGGGGACGGCGTCGAGCGTGCTGAGCGTGGCGCGGTCGAAGGTGATCGTGGCGGCGGCGACGTTCTCTTCGAGGTGCTCGATGCTGGACGTGCCGGGGATGAGCAGGACGTGCGGGGCGTGGTGGAGCAGCCAGGCGAGGCCGACCTGCTCGGGTGTGCGGCCGAGCGTCGCCGCCGCGGTGCGGACGGCCGCCTCGTCGGTCACCTTCGGCATCTGGGGGAAGGCGCCGCCGAGGGGGAAGAACGGGACCCAGGCGATGCCCTCGGCCCGGCACAGCTGGAGCATGGCTTCGTCGTCGCGGGTGACGAGGCTGTAGGCGTTCTGGACGCAGGCGATGCCGGCGGGGATCGCCCGGCGCAGCCCGTCGAGGGTGACGCTGCCCAGCCCGATCGCGCCGATCTTGCCCTCGTCGCGCATCGCCGTCATCGCGGCGAGCTGGTCGTCGAGGTCGACCGCCTGTTCGCCCGTGGCCCGCAGGCCGGGGCCGGCGTCCAGGCGGCGCAGGTTCACGACCGGGATCTGTTCCAGGCCGAGGCTGACGAGGTTGTCCTCGACGCTGGCGCGCAGTTCTTCGGGTCGCTGTGCGGGGCGCAGCGGGATCGGGCCGCCGGGGTCGGGGTCGGCGCCGACCTTGCTGACGATCATGACGTCGTCCTGCGGCCGGATCGCTTCGCGCAGGAGCTCGTTGGCGAAGCCGTTGCCGTAGAACTGGGCGGTGTCGATGTGGTCGACGCCGAGGTCGATCGCGCGGCGCAGGAGCGCGAGGGCCGTGTCGGGGTCGTGGTGCAGGCGTTCGAGCTGTGCGGTGCCGTAGCCGACGCGGGAGACGGTGCGCCCGGCGAGCGGAGCGGTGCCGCCGGGGCGAGGGGCGTCGACCGGCCGCGCGCCGGAAAGGGGGTTGCTGGAGGTCATGAGGATCCCCGTCCACATAGGATGTCAGAGATAGCGGAGGAGCCTCCGCTATCTCTGACTGACTATAGAGCAATACCGGAGGTTCCTCCGCTTTGAGTCCGCCCGAATCGGCGTCCGCCGACACCGCCGCGACACAGCGCCCGCTGCGCGCCCACGCCCAGCGCAACCGGGACAATCTCATCGCCGTCGCCCGGGCCGCCTTCGCGGCGGCCGACGACACCGTCCCGCTCGAGAGCATCGCCCGTGAGGCGGGCGTCGGGATCGGCACCCTCTATCGCCATTTCCCCACGCGCGAGGCGCTGGTGGAGGCGGTCTACGCCGCCGAGCTCGACGACATCGCCACGAGCGCCCCGGCCCTGCTCGAACGGTTCCCGCCGCAGATCGCGCTGCGCGCCTGGATGGAGCGGTACGCGGCGTTCACGGCGGTGAAACGCGGGATGGCCGACGCGCTGCGTGCGGGCCAGGCCTCGGGGCGCATCCCGACCTCCACCACCAGGGAACGTATCACCACCGCGATCGCGACGATCCTCGCCAAGGGCGCCGAAACGGGCGCACTCCGCGCGGACGTCGACCCGGACGAGGTCACCACGATGCTCCTCGGCATCTTTCTCGCCACGTCGGCCCGCGACACCCCCGAGCAGACCGGGCGGCTCCTCGACCTGCTCCTCGACGCCCTGCTCCCCAGAGCGGCCCGGTAGCGGCGGGCCGGGGCGACGCCGTGCCCGTGCCCCGGGGCAGGGGTCAGCTCAGCCGTCGCCGATCCGCACGCGGTGGCTGTCGCCGTCGGACAGGAACGCCGCCAGCGCCCGCCCCTGCTCGCCGACGGCGTCCCGGTCGCCTCCGGACAGGCGGCCCAGCGGGGTGACCACCACTGTGCCGTCCTCCACGGTCCAGGTCGCGCAGACCCGGCCGTCGACCAGCACCACGCGGGCGCCCGCGACCGACAGGCCGCGGTGGGCGTCGTCGATGATCCGGCCGCGGTCGTGGTAGCCGAGGATCGCGTTGTCGAAGGCGGGCAGGAACCGCACCGGCGCGGGCGTGTCGGGGTCGGGGCGCGGCGCGTCGGGCAGGTCCAGCAGCTCCCGGCCGCGCTCGTCGCGGAAGGAGACGAGCTCCGGGCGCACCGCGGCCACCGCGGCCGGCAGCCCGGCCAGGCCGCACCAGGCGCGCAGGTCGGCCGAGGCCGCCGGGCCGTAGGCGGCCAGGTAGCGCCGCACCAGCGCCTCGCCGACCGGGTCCGAGCCGTTCTGGGCGGGCGGATCCGGCTCGCGGCCGAGCCAGGAGGACAGCGGCGCGTTGCGCACGCCCGCCTTCGTCCGCCACAGCCCGCGCGGCGGCAGCTGCGCCATCGGGATGAG
This region includes:
- a CDS encoding SDR family NAD(P)-dependent oxidoreductase is translated as MELQNQTALVTGGGSGIGRATALVLAREGAFVIVAGRSADHLAETVAEIEAAGGRARAVPTDLNDLAALRRLADEAGDVDILVNNAGVYPFMPTPKQDLESFMQVFDTNVRGPFFLTAALAPKMGARGAGSIVNVSSIAALQGIPDAAAYGATKAALDALTRSWAAEFGDRGVRVNSVAPGNTQTDNVVKALGEEMFEEWGRTGNPLGRLGRPEEVAEAILFLASPRSSYITGVTLPVDGGYVARG
- a CDS encoding aldo/keto reductase, translating into MTSSNPLSGARPVDAPRPGGTAPLAGRTVSRVGYGTAQLERLHHDPDTALALLRRAIDLGVDHIDTAQFYGNGFANELLREAIRPQDDVMIVSKVGADPDPGGPIPLRPAQRPEELRASVEDNLVSLGLEQIPVVNLRRLDAGPGLRATGEQAVDLDDQLAAMTAMRDEGKIGAIGLGSVTLDGLRRAIPAGIACVQNAYSLVTRDDEAMLQLCRAEGIAWVPFFPLGGAFPQMPKVTDEAAVRTAAATLGRTPEQVGLAWLLHHAPHVLLIPGTSSIEHLEENVAAATITFDRATLSTLDAVPSRSAEVPLG
- a CDS encoding TetR/AcrR family transcriptional regulator — encoded protein: MSPPESASADTAATQRPLRAHAQRNRDNLIAVARAAFAAADDTVPLESIAREAGVGIGTLYRHFPTREALVEAVYAAELDDIATSAPALLERFPPQIALRAWMERYAAFTAVKRGMADALRAGQASGRIPTSTTRERITTAIATILAKGAETGALRADVDPDEVTTMLLGIFLATSARDTPEQTGRLLDLLLDALLPRAAR
- a CDS encoding winged helix DNA-binding domain-containing protein, with amino-acid sequence MTVLDTRTLNRATLARQLLLDRADLPVRDAVAHLCGLQAQEPQEPFVGLWSRLRAFDAAALSELLTGRRLVRTILMRRTVHLLTAEDALAWRARHDAMLRQRMLGTYRRELDGVDLDELAAAGRAVLADGEPRSMGDLGRAVAGRWPAAGPRVLGEMLVAALIPMAQLPPRGLWRTKAGVRNAPLSSWLGREPDPPAQNGSDPVGEALVRRYLAAYGPAASADLRAWCGLAGLPAAVAAVRPELVSFRDERGRELLDLPDAPRPDPDTPAPVRFLPAFDNAILGYHDRGRIIDDAHRGLSVAGARVVLVDGRVCATWTVEDGTVVVTPLGRLSGGDRDAVGEQGRALAAFLSDGDSHRVRIGDG